The genome window AGAAAAATAAAAATATCCTGTTTGTCCTAAATAAAATTGATGCTGCAGATGATATTCCGGGCATAGTAAAGTATGTGAAAGAGCACTCAAATAACCGATATAAAGTTGTACCAATTTCGTCTAGAACGGGTGAAAATATCGAGAAGCTTAGAAATGAAATACTGGATATTCTGAAAAAAAAGCATAAAGAAATCCAATTTGCGCGGCTAATCAAGGAAAAATCATCCACAGCGAATAAGTGGATTCTTGCCGCAGCGGGCTCAGCAACAGCCATTGGTGCTGCACCAATTCCTGGTTCCGATTTTGTCCCTCTTACAGGAATTCAAGTTGGATTGATGGTACGTCTTGCTGCATTATATGAAAAACCACTATCAAAAGAACGGGCGAAGGAACTTACAATCGCAACCATTACAGGAAATATCGGAAAAACAGTTTTTCGTCAAGTTATTAAGTTTATCCCTGGTGCAGGTTCTGTTGCAGGTGGAAGTATCGCTGGTGGAATGACACTCGCATTAGGATATGCAATTAAATATGCATACGAGAATAATATCGAGCTGGATGCAAGTTCATTGAAACATTTGTATGAGCTGTTCAGGAAAAAAGAGAAAGAAAATCTATAGTGGGAGAAGGAATACGGAAACCTCCTTCTTACTACCCTTTATATAATGAAGAACACAGTTAATCTTCTTAATGAAGTTAGCTGTTTTTTTATGTTTAAGTATATAACTTAATTTTACTTATAACACTTGCAATTACTTATAAATAATATATAATTACTTACAAATACTTACGTCAATGGGTGTGATTCTTTGTACCAAGAAGAAAGATTGTTAGCGATACTAGAATTTCTTAAGAAAAATAACCGCATCACAGTGGAGCAAATATGTACTCTCTTTGATATTTCAAGAGATACTGCTAGAAGAGATCTTGTTAAGCTAGAAGAGGAAAAATCAATAATAAGAACAAGAGGTGGAGCAATTCTGCCTTTAGCTC of Oceanobacillus zhaokaii contains these proteins:
- a CDS encoding YcjF family protein, giving the protein MTEFNEKEFEQTYEQETDKINEQLDEEILFAMIGDVNTGKSSTVNQLIGDEVAPVGANPGETIGIDRYVYRDKIIFVDTPGLDDINSKNSEETLDFFEDADVILFFLNAAGTVFSEGEKKSLEFIEKKNKNILFVLNKIDAADDIPGIVKYVKEHSNNRYKVVPISSRTGENIEKLRNEILDILKKKHKEIQFARLIKEKSSTANKWILAAAGSATAIGAAPIPGSDFVPLTGIQVGLMVRLAALYEKPLSKERAKELTIATITGNIGKTVFRQVIKFIPGAGSVAGGSIAGGMTLALGYAIKYAYENNIELDASSLKHLYELFRKKEKENL